In Pyrus communis chromosome 1, drPyrComm1.1, whole genome shotgun sequence, the following are encoded in one genomic region:
- the LOC137733680 gene encoding DDB1- and CUL4-associated factor homolog 1-like produces the protein MEAAMDEQQNLGQVQGEEGQAGPPAPPPPPAAPESQSQGGEEEEDEEEEEEVKNEYDELAAKAQKLMDKITAAPDNPNPTVLHALASLLETQESRYMEENGHSSSNGHTSHNIGRLGTLVRDHDDFFELISSKYLSDARYSVAVQAAAGRLLLTCSLTWSYPHVFEDAVLERIKDWVMDETSISSVEYQNWKHDLGGKEVSDFEMLKTYSTGLLAVCLAGGGSVVEDVLTSGLSAKLMRYLRMRVLGETSISQKDVTHLTESKNTLGVICIRGRDEGRGRARQVLEPNHFDGPRITDEKCLDDRIVEGDHVRSISRQTFGEEQWVDGGKPPDGLAEDVEINDADGKMKSGDLDENGRDDSSRRRPNRGWTRSRGKGRTNEGPLEDQQLLTSPGSGSRLGHGRSPRDRSSLKNSDVKKIPDSRKCADVVFLERADNDDCFQDCRVGCKDISDLVMKAVRSAEAEARAANAPVEAIKAAGDAAAEVVKSAALEEFRTTNNEEAAVLAASRAASTVIDAANSVEVSRSSSGINAESMTSSCTEPENHVDAEEYFILDAESLAQLREKYCIQCLETLGEYVEVLGPVLHEKGVDVCLALLQRNSRHREPSKIAMLLPDVMKLICALAAHRKFAALFVDRGGMQKLLAVPRVAQTFFGLSSCLFTIGSLQGIMERVCALPSDVVYQVVELALQLLECSQDQARKNAALFFAAAFVFRAVLDAFDAQDGLQKLLGLLNDAASVRSGVNSGALGLPSSGTLRNDRSPAEVLTSSEKQIAYHACVALRQYFRAHLIMLVDSIRPNKNTRSGARNLPSVRAAYKPLDISNEAMDAIFLQLQKDRKLGPAFVRTRWSAVDKFLGSNGHITMLELCQAPPIERYLHDLLQYALGVLHIVTLVPSSRKLIVNSTLSNNRVGIAVILDAASVGGSYVDPEIIQPALNVLVNLVCPPPSISYKAPLLAQGQQSVSAQPSSGPCGESAVADRGSAAAPGTQSNSSSAQAPAATATSGLVGDRRISLGVGAGCAGMAAQLEQGYRQARESVRANNGIKVLLHLLQPRIYFPPAALDCLRALACRVLLGLARDDTIAHILTKLQVGKKLSELIRDSGSQTNGTEQGRWQAELSQAAIELIAIVTNSGRASALAATDAAMPTLRRLERAAIAAATPITYHSKELLLLIHEHLQASGLAATAASLLKEAQLMPLPSLAAPSSLVQQATQEAPSGQLQWPSGRTPSGFLTNKSKFTAKDEEISFKFDSAFSYSKKKPLVFSPNLGLLSKNQSQSHDSHPASSRKVVSAAKQLSASANASETPSVSLPKPTTDTESHCKTPIILPMKRKLSELKDPGCLLSSGKRLHAGDHGLRSPVCLTPTTARKSGLLTDTVGFSTPTANLRDQYGRSTPAILPSEFPDDNQYGSGLATPASQFGLQSDPQPSNSERLTLDSVVVQYLKHQHRQCPAPITTLPPLSLLHPHVCPEPKRSLDAPSNVTARLGTREFRNIYGGVHGSRKDRQFVYSRFRPWRTCRDDSGIPLTCISFLSDSSHIAVGSHGGELKIFDSNSSNVLESCASHQSPVTLVQSRLSGETELVLSSSSQDVRLWEASSVSAGPMHSFEGCKAARFSNFGDIFAALPTEPARKEILLYDIQTGQLESKLSDTSSSSTGRGHVYSQIHFNPSDTMLLWNGVLWDRRVSTPVHRFDQFTDYGGGGFHPAGNEVIINSEVWDLRKFRLLRSVPSLDQTTITFNARGDVIYAILRRNLDDIMSAVHTRRVKHPLFAAFRTVDAINYFDIATIPVDRCVLDFATEPTDSFVGLITMDDQDEMFASARVYEIGRRRPTDDDSDPDDAESDEEDEDSEDDDDVDVDPMLGPDLDGDDSDMDDMSNDDDDDGVSDDDDDDDGDFIMDDFEAGGGMLEIVTDGEEEDDDSQGFESYSSGDEDFVSNGFDV, from the exons ATGGAGGCGGCCATGGACGAGCAGCAGAACTTAGGGCAAGTCCAAGGGGAGGAAGGCCAAGCCGGGCCTCCAGCTCCCCCTCCACCGCCGGCAGCGCCAGAATCGCAATCTCAGGGAGgcgaggaggaagaagatgaggaggaagaggaggaggttAAGAATGAATACGACGAATTGGCTGCCAAGGCTCAGAAGCTTATGGACAAGATCACTGCCGCGCCTGATAACCCTAATCCTACTGTTCTTCACGCCCTCGCCTCGCTTCTTGAAACCCAAGAATCTCG ATACATGGAAGAGAATGGTCATTCATCCAGCAATGGTCATACTTCACATAACATTGGACGGCTAGGGACCTTAGTCCGG GATCATGATGATTTCTTTGAATTAATATCTTCAAAGTACCTGTCAGATGCAAGATACTCCGTTGCTGTGCAAGCAGCTGCTGGAAGGCTGCTTTTAACCTGTTCATTAACCTGGAGT TATCCTCATGTTTTTGAAGACGCTGTTTTGGAGAGAATAAAAGATTGGGTGATGGATGAGACTTCAATCTCGTCGGTTGAATACCAGAATTGGAAGCATGATTTGGGGGGAAAGGAGGTTTCAGATTTTGAAATGCTGAAGACCTATTCTACTGGACTTCTTGCTGTATGTTTGGCTGG TGGCGGTTCAGTAGTAGAAGATGTGTTGACATCTGGGCTGTCAGCCAAGCTTATGCGTTATCTTCGCATGCGTGTTTTGGGGGAGACGAGTATTTCTCAGAAGGATGTTACTCATTTAACAGAGAGCAAAAATACCTTGGGTGTGATTTGCATAAGAGGTAGAGATGAAGGTCGGGGTAGGGCTCGGCAGGTTTTGGAACCAAATCATTTTGATGGTCCACGGATAACAGATGAGAAATGTTTAGATGACCGGATTGTTGAAGGGGATCATGTCAGGAGTATCAGTAGGCAAACGTTTGGTGAAGAACAATGGGTTGATGGTGGAAAACCACCTGATGGATTGGCTGAAGACGTTGAGATCAATGATGCTGATGGAAAGATGAAATCTGGAGATCTTGATGAAAATGGGAGAGATGACTCCTCAAGGCGCAGACCCAACCGTGGATGGACAAGATCTAGAGGGAAGGGAAGGACCAATGAAGGACCTCTAGAGGATCAACAGCTCTTGACCTCTCCAGGATCTGGTAGTAGGTTGGGACATGGGAGGAGCCCTAGAGATAGGAGTTCGCTAAAAAATTCTGATGTGAAAAAAATACCAGACTCTAGGAAGTGTGCGGATGTTGTCTTTCTGGAAAGGGCGGATAATGATGACTGTTTCCAGGACTGCAGAGTTGGATGTAAAGATATCTCTGATCTAGTTATGAAAGCAGTGAGATCTGCAGAAGCTGAAGCTAGAGCAGCCAATGCACCTGTAGAAGCAATTAAAGCTGCTGGTGATGCTGCTGCTGAAGTTGTCAAAAGTGCTGCTTTAGAG GAATTCAGAACTACAAATAATGAAGAAGCTGCAGTTTTGGCTGCTTCAAGAGCAGCGTCTACTGTCATTGATGCTGCTAATTCAGTTGAAGTTTCAAG GAGCTCTAGTGGCATCAATGCCGAATCAATGACTTCAAGCTGCACAGAACCAGAAAATCATGTAGATGCCGAAGAATACTTCATCCTGGATGCTGAGTCCCTTGCACAGCTGAGAGAAAAATACTGTATTCAATGTCTTGAGACTCTAGGAGAATATGTCGAAGTTCTTGGACCTGTACTGCATGAAAAGGGGGTGGATGTATGTCTTGCACTGCTGCAACGAAATTCTAGACATAGAGAGCCTTCAAAAATTGCGATGCTTTTGCCTGATGTAATGAAGCTCATCTGTGCTTTGGCTGCTCATCGTAAATTTGCTGCCTTGTTTGTGGATAGGGGTGGCATGCAGAAACTGCTTGCTGTTCCTAGGGTTGCTCAAACCTTCTTTGGTCTTTCTTCATGCCTATTTACCATCGGCTCTCTCCAG ggaATTATGGAGCGTGTTTGTGCTCTTCCTTCAGATGTGGTTTACCAGGTGGTTGAATTAGCTCTTCAACTTCTTGAGTGCTCACAGGATCAAGCCAGGAAAAATGCAGCCTTATTTTTTGCTGCTGCATTTGTTTTCAGGGCAGTTCTTGATGCTTTTGATGCTCAGGATGGATTACAGAAATTACTGGGCCTTTTAAATGATGCTGCATCTGTAAGATCTGGAGTAAATTCTGGGGCATTAGGGCTCCCTAGTTCAGGAACACTACGGAATGACAGGTCACCTGCAGAAGTACTGACTTCATCAGAGAAACAAATAGCTTACCATGCTTGTGTTGCTTTGCGCCAGTACTTCAGAGCACATCTTATTATGCTTGTGGATTCTATTCGTCCAAATAAGAACACTCGAAGTGGAGCTCGGAATCTTCCAAGTGTAAGGGCTGCTTACAAGCCACTTGACATCAGTAATGAAGCTATGGATGCAATATTTCTGCAGCTACAGAAGGACCGAAAGCTGGGTCCTGCATTTGTGAGAACTCGTTGGTCTGCAGTCGAtaagtttttgggttctaaTGGACATATTACTATGTTGGAGTTATGCCag GCTCCACCCATTGAACGTTATTTACATGATTTACTTCAATATGCATTGGGTGTTCTACATATTGTTACATTGGTCCCTAGCAGCCGCAAGTTGATCGTGAATTCTACATTAAGCAATAATCGTGTTGGTATAGCTGTCATTTTGGATGCAGCAAGCGTTGGTGGTAGCTATGTGGACCCTGAG ATCATTCAACCGGCACTTAATGTGTTGGTCAATCTCGTCTGTCCTCCACCATCAATCAGTTATAAAGCACCTTTACTTGCACAAGGACAGCAGTCAGTTTCTGCCCAACCCTCTAGTGGTCCTTGTGGGGAATCAGCTGTAGCTGACCGAGGCAGTGCGGCGGCCCCTGGTACACAGTCCAATAGTAGCAGCGCTCAAGCTCCTGCTGCCACTGCAACTTCAGGATTGGTGGGGGATCGCCGAATATCTTTAGGAGTTGGGGCAGGTTGTGCAGGCATGGCTGCACAATTAGAGCAAGGCTATCGCCAAGCAAGGGAGTCTGTTCGCGCCAACAATGGTATAAAGGTTCTTCTGCATCTCCTCCAACCACGCATATATTTTCCTCCTGCAGCACTGGACTGTCTCCGTGCACTTGCTTGCCGAGTCCTTCTTGGTTTAGCCAGAGATGATACTATTGCACATATATTGACAAAGCTCCAG GTTGGAAAGAAACTATCAGAACTAATTCGAGATTCAGGGAGCCAGACAAATGGAACTGAACAAGGCAGGTGGCAAGCTGAACTTTCACAGGCAGCGATTGAGCTCATTGCA ATTGTGACAAATTCGGGACGAGCTAGCGCATTGGCTGCCACTGATGCTGCGATGCCAACATTGAGGCGTTTAGAAAGGGCAGCTATAGCTGCTGCCACTCCTATCACTTACCATTCCAA GGAACTACTGCTGTTAATACATGAACACCTTCAAGCATCTGGGTTGGCCGCAACAGCTGCCTCTCTGCTTAAAGAGGCTCAGTTGATGCCTTTACCATCTTTGGCTGCCCCCTCATCTCTTGTTCAGCAAGCCACTCAAGAAGCTCCTTCAGGGCAACTTCAGTGGCCCTCTGGTCGAACCCCTAGTGGGTTTCTTACAAACAAATCAAAGTTTACTGCAAAGGATGAGGAAATAAGTTTCAAATTTGATTCTGCATTCTCGTATTCGAAGAAAAAACCTCTAGTGTTCTCTCCTAATTTAGGTCTACTGTCAAAGAATCAGTCTCAGTCTCATGACTCTCACCCCGCATCATCCAGGAAAGTTGTTAGTGCAGCAAAACAGTTATCTGCTTCTGCAAATGCATCAGAAACTCCATCAGTATCCCTGCCAAAACCTACTACTGATACAGAGTCCCATTGTAAGACACCCATCATCTTGCCAATGAAACGAAAATTATCTGAGCTGAAGGATCCTGGGTGTTTGTTATCTTCTGGGAAACGCCTTCACGCTGGTGACCATGGACTTCGCTCTCCCGTTTGTCTTACACCCACTACGGCACGCAAGAGTGGCCTACTAACTGATACTGTTGGATTCTCTACCCCAACCGCCAACTTGAGAGATCAGTATGGTCGATCAACACCAGCTATTTTGCCATCAGAGTTTCCAGATGATAACCAGTATGGTAGTGGCCTTGCAACTCCCGCCTCCCAATTTGGGCTTCAGAGTGACCCTCAACCAAGCAACTCAGAGCGATTAACTCTAGACTCTGTGGTTGTTCAGTATTTGAAGCACCAGCATCGCCAGTGTCCTGCACCTATAACCACTCTTCCACCACTCTCTCTTTTACACCCACATGTTTGTCCTGAGCCAAAACGAAGCCTCGATGCCCCATCGAATGTAACAGCCCGGCTTGGTACACGTGAGTTCAGAAACATATATGGTGGGGTTCACGGTAGTCGCAAGGATCGTCAGTTTGTTTACAGCAGATTCCGACCATGGCGAACTTGTCGGGATGATTCAGGTATCCCTTTGACATGCATCTCTTTTCTTAGTGATTCCTCTCATATCGCAGTAGGCAGCCATGGTGGAGAGCTCAAAATTTTTGACTCCAATAGCAGCAACGTACTAGAGAGTTGTGCAAGCCACCAGTCTCCTGTAACGCTTGTTCAGTCACGTCTTTCTGGTGAGACCGAACTTGTGCTTTCGTCAAGCTCCCAGGATGTGAGGTTGTGGGAGGCATCTTCAGTCTCTGCAGGGCCTATGCATTCCTTTGAAGGGTGCAAGGCTGCAAGATTTAGCAATTTCGGGGATATTTTTGCTGCTCTACCAACTGAGCCGGCTAGGAAAGAGATTCTCCTGTATGACATCCAAACTGGCCAGTTGGAATCGAAACTGTCTGATACATCTTCTAGCTCTACAGGTCGTGGACATGTTTATTCTCAAATACATTTCAACCCTTCAGACACAATGCTGCTTTGGAATGGGGTCCTGTGGGACAGGCGGGTTTCTACCCCTGTTCATCGTTTTGATCAGTTTACGGATTATGGGGGTGGTGGCTTCCATCCTGCTGGCAATGAG GTGATTATAAACTCCGAAGTCTGGGATCTCCGGAAATTTAGACTCCTCAGGAGTGTACCTTCATTAGACCAAACAACGATAACTTTCAATGCTCGTGGTGATGTAATTTATGCAATTCTCAGAAGAAATCTTGACGATATAATGTCAGCGGTTCACACCCGACGTGTAAAGCATCCACTCTTTGCTGCTTTCCGCACAGTGGATGCAATTAACTACTTTGACATTGCCACTATTCCAGTTGATCGTTGCGTCCTCGACTTCGCAACAGAACCAACTGATTCTTTTGTTGGGTTGATCACAATGGATGACCAGGATGAGATGTTTGCTTCTGCTAGAGTATATGAAATTGGTCGCAGAAGGCCGACCGATGATGATTCTGATCCCGACGACGCTGAGAGTGACGAAGAAGATGAGGATTCCGAAGACGACGACGATGTGGATGTGGACCCCATGCTGGGCCCGGATCTTGATGGGGATGATAGTGATATGGATGATATGAGcaatgacgatgatgatgatggcGTGAGTGACGATGATGACGACGACGACGGAGATTTCATCATGGATGACTTTGAGGCAGGAGGTGGAATGCTGGAGATTGTAACGGACGGAGAGGAGGAGGACGACGATAGTCAGGGGTTCGAATCGTACAGCAGTGGGGATGAAGATTTTGTGAGCAATGGTTTTGATGTTTGA
- the LOC137733689 gene encoding aspartate--tRNA ligase 2, cytoplasmic-like, with protein sequence MSTPESQPPADSEPSNEDSASVSKKAAKKEAAKQEKLRRRQEQEALAAAARSLSVDEQDPLAANYGDVPLIELQSKTAEDVSHWTEVGSLTNALENRSVLIRGRAQTIRAVGKNMAFVVVRERGFTVQCVATVQPDTVSRQMVKYIAGLSRESIIDIEGVVSVPSVEIKGTTQQVEVQVRKLYCVSKAAVLPINIEDAARSDAEIEKALQAGETLVRVNQDTRLNNRVLDLRTPANQGIFRIQSQVGNIFRQFLISEGFFEIHSPKLIAGSSEGGAAVFRLNYKGQDACLAQSPQLHKQMAICGDFGRIFEIGPVFRAEDSFTHRHLCEFTGLDVEMEIKRHYFEVMDVVGRLFVAMFDSLNKNCAKELEAVARQYPFQPLKYLPETLCLTFEEGVQMLKESGVEVDPYGDLNTENERKLGLLVLEKYGTEFYILHRYPLAVRPFYTMPCHDNPAYSNSFDVFIRGEEIISGAQRVHVPDFLTERAQACGIDVKTIQTYIDAFRYGAPPHGGFGVGLERVVMLFCGLNNIRKTSLFPRDPLRLAP encoded by the exons ATGTCGACACCGGAATCTCAACCCCCCGCCGACTCCGAGCCATCCAACGAAGACTCCGCCTCCGTCAGCAAAAAAGCCGCTAAAAAAGAAGCCGCCAAGCAAGAGAAGTTGCGCCGCCGCCAGGAGCAGGAAGCCCTAGCGGCCGCGGCTCGTTCCCTCTCCGTCGACGAGCAGGACCCTCTCGCTGCGAACTACGGCGACGTCCCCCTGATCGAGCTCCAATCGAAGACGGCTGAGGACGTCAGTCACTGGACCGAGGTCGGAAGCCTAACCAATGCGTTGGAGAACCGGTCCGTGCTGATACGTGGCCGGGCGCAGACGATTCGTGCCGTCGGGAAGAATATGGCGTTTGTTGTCGTCAGAGAAAGGGGGTTTACGGTGCAGTGCGTGGCGACGGTGCAGCCTGACACCGTGAGCCGCCAGATGGTGAAGTACATCGCTGGGTTGAGTAGAGAGTCGATTATCGATATTGAAGGCGTCGTGTCTGTTCCTAGTGTCGAGATTAAAGGCACCACGCAGCAG GTGGAGGTTCAAGTGAGGAAGTTGTATTGTGTGAGTAAGGCTGCTGTTTTACCTATTAACATTGAGGATGCTGCTAGGAGTGATGCCGAAATCGAAAAGGCTTTGCAG GCGGGAGAAACACTCGTTCGAGTTAATCAGGATACCCGCTTGAATAACCGAGTTCTTGATTTGCGAACACCTGCGAATCAGGGGATATTCCGCATTCAGAGTCAAGTTGGCAAT ATCTTTAGGCAGTTCTTGATATCTGAAGGCTTTTTTGAAATCCACTCGCCAAAGCTGATTGCTGGTTCAAGTGAAGGTGGAGCTGCTGTTTTTAGACTCAACTACAAGGGTCAAGATGCCTGCCTTGCCCAGTCACCTCAGCTTCACAAACAGATGGCTATCTGTGGTGACTTCGGCCGTATTTTTGAGATTGGTCCTGTCTTTAGAGCTGAGGACTCCTTTACCCATAGGCATTTGTGTGAGTTCACTGGCCTTGATGTTGAGATGGAGATCAAGAGGCACTACTTTGAG GTCATGGATGTTGTTGGTCGCTTGTTTGTTGCGATGTTCGACTCCTTGAACAAGAACTGTGCAAAAGAGCTTGAAGCTGTAGCGAGGCAGTATCCATTCCAACCGCTAAAG TATTTGCCAGAGACTCTGTGTTTAACGTTTGAAGAAGGTGTTCAAATGCTTAAG GAATCTGGGGTTGAAGTGGATCCTTATGGGGACTTAAACACCGAGAATGAGAGAAAATTGGGCCTACTAGTTCTGGAGAA GTATGGCACCGAGTTCTACATACTGCACCGCTATCCTTTGGCTGTTAGGCCATTCTACACAATGCCTTGCCACGACAATCCTGCTTACAGTAATTCGTTTGACGTTTTTATTCGAG GCGAGGAGATAATTTCTGGAGCACAGCGTGTCCATGTTCCAGATTTTTTGACTGAGCGTGCACAGGCGTGTGGAATTGATGTAAAGACAATACAAACATATATTGACGCTTTCAG ATACGGTGCACCTCCCCACGGTGGATTTGGAGTAGGGCTGGAGCGTGTTGTCATGCTTTTTTGTGGTTTGAACAACATCCGCAAAACTTCTCTGTTTCCTCGTGATCCACTTAGGCTCGCCCCTTAG